From a region of the Candidatus Azobacteroides pseudotrichonymphae genomovar. CFP2 genome:
- the aspS gene encoding aspartate--tRNA ligase, which translates to MYRTNTCGELRIVNENQEVILCGWVQKSRRMSGIVFVDLRDRYGITQLIFNKKVNLALYNKALELGREWVIQIEGKVVKRFNKNSDIPTGDIEIIVSRLRTLNPSEVPPFTIEENTDGGDDLRMKYRYLDLRRTLIRSNLELRHQMVFAIRNYLNSHEFMEVETPVLINSTPEGARDFIVPSRMNMGEFYSLPQSPQLFKQLLMIAGFDRYFQVVKCFRDEDLRTDRQPEFTQVDCEMSFVEQEDILSIFEGLTKHLFKTIKGLDISGFSRLSYADAIRFYGSDKPDIRFGMQLVEIKDITIGRGFDVFDESEYVGAICAEGCAFYTRKQLDELTDFVKHPQIGAAGLIYVRYSFDGSLKSSVDKFYSTVDLQKWIDRVGAKQGDLVLILYGEKRETQKQLSRLRLEMGSRLGLRDKKQFGCLWVIDFPLFEYDNVLNRFFAKHHPFTSPKQEDVCLLETNPEFVRANAFDMVINGIEIGGGSIRIHNYELQKKIFALLGFSESYTQSQFGFFVDAFKYGAPPHGGIALGLDRFVATFAGLDSIRDCIAFPKNNSGRDTMVGAPSIISRERLSELNLIVEGWQ; encoded by the coding sequence ATGTATAGAACAAATACTTGTGGAGAACTCCGTATTGTAAATGAAAATCAAGAAGTAATTTTGTGTGGTTGGGTGCAAAAATCACGTAGAATGAGTGGAATAGTTTTTGTCGATTTACGAGATAGATATGGAATTACTCAATTGATTTTTAATAAAAAAGTAAATTTAGCCCTTTATAATAAAGCATTGGAATTAGGACGAGAATGGGTTATTCAAATAGAAGGAAAGGTTGTGAAGCGTTTTAATAAAAATTCGGATATTCCCACAGGGGATATTGAAATAATTGTCTCAAGACTTCGTACATTAAATCCTTCTGAAGTGCCTCCATTTACTATTGAAGAAAATACTGATGGTGGAGATGATTTGCGAATGAAGTATCGTTATTTGGATTTACGTCGTACATTGATTCGTTCCAATTTGGAATTGCGACATCAAATGGTATTTGCAATTCGTAATTATTTAAATAGCCATGAGTTTATGGAAGTGGAAACACCTGTTTTAATTAATTCTACTCCAGAGGGGGCTCGAGATTTTATAGTTCCTTCTCGAATGAATATGGGGGAATTTTATTCCCTGCCCCAATCTCCGCAGCTATTCAAGCAATTGTTGATGATAGCAGGATTTGATCGTTATTTTCAAGTCGTAAAATGTTTCAGAGATGAAGATTTACGTACTGATCGTCAACCAGAATTTACACAAGTAGATTGTGAAATGTCATTTGTAGAGCAGGAAGATATATTGAGTATTTTTGAAGGATTGACTAAGCATTTATTTAAAACAATTAAGGGGTTAGATATCTCTGGTTTTTCACGCCTTTCATATGCTGATGCAATTCGATTTTATGGTTCAGATAAACCAGATATTCGTTTTGGAATGCAGCTTGTTGAAATAAAAGATATAACAATTGGAAGGGGATTTGATGTATTTGATGAATCCGAGTATGTGGGAGCTATTTGTGCAGAGGGTTGTGCTTTTTATACTCGTAAACAACTTGATGAACTTACTGATTTTGTCAAGCACCCACAAATTGGAGCAGCAGGATTGATATATGTTCGTTATAGTTTTGACGGTTCTTTGAAATCATCAGTAGATAAATTTTATTCTACGGTGGATTTACAAAAATGGATAGATAGAGTAGGGGCTAAACAGGGAGATTTAGTTCTTATTTTGTATGGGGAAAAAAGGGAAACACAAAAGCAATTAAGTAGGCTTCGTTTAGAAATGGGGTCTCGTTTAGGTTTAAGGGATAAAAAACAATTTGGATGTCTTTGGGTAATTGATTTTCCTTTGTTTGAATATGATAATGTATTGAATCGCTTTTTTGCTAAACATCATCCTTTTACAAGTCCTAAGCAAGAAGATGTTTGTTTATTAGAAACGAATCCTGAATTTGTTAGAGCAAATGCTTTTGATATGGTAATTAATGGAATTGAAATTGGAGGAGGTTCTATTCGTATTCATAATTATGAACTGCAAAAAAAGATATTCGCTTTACTGGGTTTTTCAGAATCTTATACTCAGTCTCAATTTGGATTTTTTGTGGATGCATTCAAATACGGTGCTCCTCCTCATGGAGG